A genome region from Nicotiana tabacum cultivar K326 chromosome 13, ASM71507v2, whole genome shotgun sequence includes the following:
- the LOC142167814 gene encoding NAC domain containing protein 50-like: MEQEGSLVVAAAAGAVTVAAPAPAPTSLAPGFRFHPTDEELVRYYLRRKACGKPFRFQAVTEIDVYKSEPWELAEYSSLKSRDLEWYFFSPVDKKYGNGSRLNRATGQGYWKATGKDRFVRHKSQTIGMKKTLVFHSGRAPDGQRTNWVMHEYRLADEELEKAGIVQDSFVLCRIFQKSGLGPPNGDRYAPFVEEEWDDDIAVIPGGEAEDDVANGDEARVAGNDLDQDALRKAPRYIENLIEPQSLPFVCKRESSEDAELLSLSQSKRSKHDDPSSSRANGSEDSTITSQDLPTTMMTKTNCSPTLLGFPLLESLETKEGQPSNPPTFDSSNLEKSVPPGYLKFISNLENGILNVSMERETLKIEVMRAQAMINLLQSRVDLLTKENEGMRRIVREG, from the exons ATGGAGCAAGAAGGGTCACTGGTGGTGGCGGCAGCGGCAGGGGCTGTAACGGTGGCCGCTCCGGCACCGGCGCCGACGTCTTTGGCGCCGGGGTTCAGGTTCCATCCGACGGACGAGGAATTAGTGAGGTACTATCTGAGGCGAAAGGCATGTGGGAAGCCATTCAGGTTTCAGGCTGTTACTGAAATTGATGTTTACAAATCTGAACCTTGGGAGCTCGCAG AATATTCATCGCTGAAGAGCAGAGATCTAGAGTGGTACTTTTTCAGCCCTGTGGATAAGAAGTATGGTAACGGTTCTCGACTTAACCGAGCCACTGGCCAAGGCTACTGGAAAGCTACTGGGAAGGATCGTTTTGTTCGCCATAAGTCTCAGACCATTGGAATGAAGAAAACACTTGTTTTCCATAGTGGTCGAGCTCCTGATGGCCAGAGAACAAATTGGGTAATGCATGAGTACAGGCTTGCAGACGAAGAATTGGAGAAGGCTGGGATTGTGCAG GATTCCTTTGTGCTTTGTAGAATCTTTCAAAAAAGTGGTTTAGGACCGCCAAATGGTGACAGATATGCACCATTCGTTGAGGAGGAATGGGATGATGATATAGCCGTGATTCCTGGAGGAGAGGCAGAGGATGATGTGGCGAATGGTGATGAAGCACGAGTTGCGGGCAATGACCTTGACCAG GATGCTCTACGCAAGGCTCCTCGCTATATTGAAAACCTGATTGAACCCCAAAGTCTTCCATTTGTTTGCAAGAGGGAGAGCTCAGAAGATGCTGAACTTCTCTCTTTAAGCCAAAGTAAGAGATCCAAGCATGACGATCCAAGCTCTAGCCGTGCAAATGGTTCTGAAGATTCAACTATTACTAGCCAGGATCTACCAACTACGATGATGACGAAAACAAATTGCTCCCCTACTCTCTTAGGATTCCCCTTGTTAGAGTCTCTTGAAACTAAGGAAGGCCAGCCCTCTAATCCCCCTACTTTTGATTCCTCCAATCTTGAAAAATCCGTGCCTCCGGGCTACTTGAAGTTTATTAGTAATTTAGAGAATGGGATCCTAAATGTCTCTATGGAGAGGGAGACACTGAAGATTGAAGTGATGAGAGCCCAAGCCATGATCAACCTTCTTCAATCGCGTGTTGATCTTTTGACTAAAGAGAACGAAGGCATGAGAAGAATCGTCCGAGAGGGTTAG
- the LOC107778298 gene encoding NAC domain-containing protein 78-like has translation METRRSKNLLAPGFRFHPTDEELVRYYLRRKIIGKPLRFDAISEIDIYKVEPWDLPGMSRLKTRDLEWYFFSMLDKKHGNGAKTNRATERGYWKTTGKDRAVHHKSKVVGMKKTLVYHSGRAPKGQRTNWVMHEYKLIDEELDKAGIAQDAFVLCRIFQKSGAGPKNGEKYGAPFVEEEWEDDELEIVPKEEAADEVEFGDDIYLDGHDLEQILGTDTPVDGAPPPFNRYCEENASNSGGTSYSFEDTEKWLQPPDEQESFDPAIEENASANPVKHEFMSEPSKNVNSEDVDYLFNEPIETATDTLQFNDGAFLEASDLSRPIDTSSFDMLEEYLTFFDADDDFQNMGFNPPMMIGGDDHVSDLASLADKNIGEVADQPIAPSEEPTDQKTNVASSSKLEPSKFGSDYKYPFMKQASCMLGGIPAPPAFASEFPSKDAAFRMNSSSEASSSIHVTAGYIQIRNITMSGNGTDGLVGKHGNYNILLSFGLSQHADSSASLESVISILPGKTISTASWCWFYYLLSWILILSMSFKIGTLIRAT, from the exons ATGGAAACAAGGCGGTCGAAGAATTTGTTGGCGCCGGGGTTCAGATTTCACCCGACGGATGAGGAATTGGTGCGGTACTATCTCCGGCGAAAGATTATTGGGAAACCCTTAAGATTTGATGCAATATCAGAGATCGATATCTACAAAGTTGAACCATGGGACCTTCCTG GTATGTCAAGGCTGAAAACAAGAGATCTGGAATGGTACTTTTTTAGCATGCTTGATAAGAAGCATGGTAATGGAGCAAAGACCAATCGGGCGACGGAACGAGGCTACTGGAAGACAACTGGAAAGGACAGAGCTGTCCATCATAAGTCTAAAGTTGTCGGGATGAAGAAGACCCTAGTTTATCATAGTGGTCGGGCTCCAAAAGGTCAGAGGACTAATTGGGTTATGCATGAGTACAAACTAATTGATGAGGAATTGGATAAAGCTGGAATTGCTCAG GATGCATTCGTGTTATGTAGAATCTTCCAGAAGAGTGGTGCAGGGCCAAAGAATGGGGAAAAGTATGGGGCACCTTTTGTTGAGGAGGAATGGGAGGATGATGAATTAGAAATTGTTCCCAAGGAGGAGGCTGCTGACGAAGTTGAATTTGGAGATGATATCTATTTAGATGGACATGACCTTGAGCAG ATTCTTGGGACTGACACACCTGTGGATGGTGCTCCACCTCCTTTCAACCGCTATTGCGAGGAAAATGCTAGCAACAGTGGGGGAACAAGTTACTCCTTTGAAGATACAGAAAAATGGCTTCAGCCACCAGACGAGCAGGAATCATTTGATCCTGCAATTGAAGAGAATGCGAGTGCAAATCCAGTCAAGCATGAATTCATGAGTGAACCAAGCAAGAATGTGAACTCTGAAGATGTGGATTACTTGTTTAATGAACCAATTGAAACTGCAACTGATACCCTTCAATTCAATGATGGGGCATTCCTTGAAGCTAGTGATCTATCAAGACCCATTGATACGTCAAGTTTTGACATGCTTGAGGAGTACCTTACATTCTTTGATGCAGACGATGACTTCCAGAATATGGGTTTCAATCCACCAATGATGATTGGAGGTGATGATCATGTTTCTGACTTAGCATCTCTGGCTGACAAG AATATTGGCGAGGTAGCTGACCAACCTATTGCACCCAGTGAAGAGCCTACCGATCAGAAGACCAATGTTGCATCATCCTCGAAACTGGAACCATCTAAATTTGGATCAG ATTATAAGTATCCATTTATGAAGCAGGCAAGCTGCATGTTGGGGGGTATTCCTGCTCCTCCTGCATTTGCTTCAGAGTTCCCTTCAAAAGATGCAGCTTTCCGTATGAATTCTTCCTCAGAAGCATCCAGTTCAATCCATGTCACGGCTGGTTATATTCAAATAAGGAACATAACTATGAGTGGGAATGGAACAGATGGGTTGGTGGGCAAGCATGGGAATTACAACATTCTCCTATCTTTTGGCTTGTCACAGCATGCTGATAGCTCCGCTAGCTTGGAATCAGTAATTAGTATTCTTCCTGGGAAGACAATTTCGACGGCATCCTGGTGCTGGTTCTATTATCTGCTCTCTTGGATCCTTATTCTTTCCATGAGCTTCAAAATTGGGACCTTAATTCGTGCCACTTAA